AGACTTCTCAGTTCGGAAGAGACAAAAATGGGAACCCAGCGAGATAGCCGCAGAACACTTACCTCCACATCTTCTTAATAAGTTTCCAAGATCCATCGATTTTATCGGCTCAATAGCTATAGTTGAAATTCCCCCAGAACTTAAGGGTTTCAAGGAGGTGATAGGCGAATCTATCCTCCAGGCAAATAAACATATTCACACGGTTCTGGCAAAGTCAAGTGAAGTTAAAGGTGTACATAGAGTCAGAGATTTAGAGCTAGTCGCAGGGGAACCTAAAACGGAGACGGTTCATCGAGAGAACGGTTGCCTCTACGTTCTCGACGTCAAGACGGTTTACTTCTCACCTAGACTCTCATACGAGCATGGGAGAGTGGCTGAACAAGTTAAGGAGAACGAAGTAGTCATAGACATGTTTGCCGGGATCGGCCCATTCTCCATTCTAATTGCCAAGACTCATCATAATGTCACAGTCTACGCGATAGACATTAATCCAGAGGCAATAAGGTTCCTCGAACGAAACATTTTTCTGAACAGGGTTGTCGGTAAAGTGATGCCACTCCTGGGCGACGCAAGATCTGTCATCAAGGAGAGACTTAGAGGTACAGCGGACAGAGTGATTATGAATCTGCCTGAAAAGGCTAGAGAATATCTTGACTGCGCCATTGAGGCAATAAAACCTGGAGGGGGAGTAATACATTATTATGATTTCGTTAAAGGGAAAAATCCATTGACAAGAGCGGAAGCCAATATTATGGGTGTGCTTAAAAGAAATGGGAAAATTTTACAGGCTAGGGTTGTTAGGGAAGTAGCCCCTTTTAAGTGGCAAATCGTTCTTGATATACTTATAGGCTAATCTGGGCATGATGCGATTATAGTTACTTTTATTATACAATTAGGGTTACGCAATTTCTTCACGAACCTCCGCGAGAGATCAGCAGCCGATTTATCAGCCCATATGGTTAGCGTTCTATCGCATATGTATCCGCTTTTTCTAACCACCATGTCTTGAGGATGTGCGAATGTTAGTCTTGGATCACCTTTTCCAGTAATTATCTCTTTCTCCCCTTCAATCTCCAGAATGATTGTGATTCTGGCATCCGACCTCTTTGCAATCGCCTTGATGTCTGGATTTAGATCTACACAAG
This window of the Candidatus Bathyarchaeota archaeon genome carries:
- a CDS encoding class I SAM-dependent methyltransferase family protein — encoded protein: MVRAYCLKVPKEFGENCILLAKYLGILNASLKIRADNNFLYVPLISKPDESQLKDIGKRIENFQIQTEDFSVRKRQKWEPSEIAAEHLPPHLLNKFPRSIDFIGSIAIVEIPPELKGFKEVIGESILQANKHIHTVLAKSSEVKGVHRVRDLELVAGEPKTETVHRENGCLYVLDVKTVYFSPRLSYEHGRVAEQVKENEVVIDMFAGIGPFSILIAKTHHNVTVYAIDINPEAIRFLERNIFLNRVVGKVMPLLGDARSVIKERLRGTADRVIMNLPEKAREYLDCAIEAIKPGGGVIHYYDFVKGKNPLTRAEANIMGVLKRNGKILQARVVREVAPFKWQIVLDILIG
- a CDS encoding DUF371 domain-containing protein, giving the protein MEKSENFIAYGHKLIRSTHRTTLEITKDSEITEKGDCIVAVKSEKACVDLNPDIKAIAKRSDARITIILEIEGEKEIITGKGDPRLTFAHPQDMVVRKSGYICDRTLTIWADKSAADLSRRFVKKLRNPNCIIKVTIIASCPD